TTATggtaattaaaaatgtaaaattatgatATCTAAAAAGTCCAGTTGAGGTAGTTTAACATTAATCAATAAAGTACAAACAGAATTTATATATGAAAACTGAGACATGATGTTAGTTATTTGCTTCTAAACTAGCATATGCAATTACATACATTTTTCAAAAGAGCCCATCTTTGTTAAGTAGCAATGAAGCATTTAAGAAGAAAGGCTTAAAACAATCTGAGTATGAATATAGGtttctttagatttttataaaatatcgAAAATGATTaaagggaaaaattatttttaatgaatttgaaGACTGGTTTCCATGTACAAATTAAATTCTAACTTGTGTCTTTGTTTGAAAAACAATAGGCAATCTTTCTTGAACTCTTCAGAAATACAGATCAATATGTGTACTGGGACAATTCTGCATCCTATTTATGGTTCAATCACCAAACTTTAAGGAATACAATAAAATGGAGATTGAtatttagagaaaaaataaagttattactatctattctttaatttaaatctaTATGAACAAAACAATTGGAAAAATAGGATCtattaaaatatatcatatgataaagtaataaaatgatgAACTTTCACCTATTCAAATGATTTCTATTTTGTATAAGAATATTGTTTTCAAGGTGTGAGATGCTTAAAATCATTTCAAGTTATATTTGGTCATATTGATATGTTAAACATTGAGTGCTTTCAGATCACCAACTGATATTGTACTGATAAACCAAAATATATCCTTACTAACAATAACtgtgtcttgcttttgttttttacctCATTGTATTTAAAGAACTTCCAGAAGCTTTCTGAATTGAATAAATGGATCATGAAAATGGATCATCTGTGACAGAATTTATTTTAGTGGGATTTTCTGGAGATTCGCAACttcagattttcttctttgtgacattttctttgatcTATGGGGCAACTGTGGTGGGCAACATTCTCATTATAGCCACAGTGACAGCTAATTCTACCCTTCATTCTCCTATGTACTTTCTTCTTGGAAACCTTTCCTTTCTGGACATGTGTCTTTCCACCGTCACAACCCCCAAGATGATCAGAGACTTGCTTGCAGAACACAAAAGCATCTCTCTATGGGGATGCATGGCCCAGATGTTCTTCATGCACCTCTTTGGGGGTGCTGAAATGACACTTTTGATAGTCATGGCCTTTGATAGATACGTGGCCATATGCAAACCCCTGCACTACAGGACAATTATGAGTCACAGGTTGCTGCATGTATCTGTATTACTTTCCTGGACAATTGGTTTCATACACACCATGAGTCAGATAGTATTGATAGTCAATTTGCCTTTCTGTGGCCACAATATTGTAAATA
Above is a window of Microtus pennsylvanicus isolate mMicPen1 chromosome 15, mMicPen1.hap1, whole genome shotgun sequence DNA encoding:
- the LOC142836100 gene encoding olfactory receptor 4L1-like; translation: MDHENGSSVTEFILVGFSGDSQLQIFFFVTFSLIYGATVVGNILIIATVTANSTLHSPMYFLLGNLSFLDMCLSTVTTPKMIRDLLAEHKSISLWGCMAQMFFMHLFGGAEMTLLIVMAFDRYVAICKPLHYRTIMSHRLLHVSVLLSWTIGFIHTMSQIVLIVNLPFCGHNIVNNIFCDLPLVIKLACIETNTLELFVIADSGLLSFICFILLLLSYIVILVTVKHKSPGRLSKALSTLSAHIMVVTLFFGPCIFIYAWPFGSFASNKVLAVFYTVFTPVLNPVIYTLRNQEMKKAMKKLWIQQVSFM